Proteins encoded within one genomic window of Nordella sp. HKS 07:
- the gloB gene encoding hydroxyacylglutathione hydrolase → MPQLDLHPFICREDNYGVLVHDAATGQTATIDAPAAPAIERELARKGWKLTHILTTHHHTDHVEGNLALKEKWGATIIGPKAEAARIPGIDQRVSGGDSYDFAGREVKVIATPGHTKGHIVLHLPEEKLLFAGDTLFALGCGRVIEGTLAEMWTSLDKLRKLPRDTVFHCGHEYTESNARFALTIEPGNEALVKRAARTKAQRAKSEMTLPGTIGEELDTNVFLRPESKEIRSILSMALAGNADVFAEVRKRKDAFR, encoded by the coding sequence TTGCCTCAGCTCGACCTTCACCCTTTCATCTGCCGTGAGGACAATTATGGCGTCCTCGTCCACGACGCCGCGACCGGCCAGACCGCCACCATCGACGCGCCCGCGGCCCCCGCCATCGAGCGCGAACTTGCGCGCAAGGGCTGGAAGCTTACCCATATCCTGACCACGCACCACCATACCGACCATGTCGAGGGCAATCTCGCCCTCAAGGAGAAATGGGGCGCGACGATCATCGGTCCCAAGGCCGAAGCTGCCCGCATCCCCGGCATCGACCAGCGAGTCTCGGGCGGCGACTCTTACGACTTCGCCGGACGGGAAGTGAAGGTTATCGCCACTCCCGGCCATACCAAGGGGCATATCGTGCTGCATCTGCCGGAAGAGAAGCTGCTCTTCGCCGGCGATACGCTGTTCGCGCTCGGCTGCGGCCGGGTGATCGAGGGCACGCTCGCCGAGATGTGGACCTCGCTCGACAAGTTGCGCAAGCTGCCGCGCGACACGGTCTTCCATTGCGGCCACGAATATACGGAATCGAACGCCCGCTTCGCGCTCACCATCGAGCCCGGCAACGAGGCGCTGGTGAAGCGCGCCGCCAGGACCAAGGCGCAGCGCGCCAAGTCTGAGATGACCTTGCCCGGCACGATCGGCGAGGAGCTCGACACCAATGTCTTCCTGAGGCCCGAGAGCAAGGAGATCCGCTCCATCCTGAGCATGGCGCTGGCCGGCAATGCGGATGTCTTCGCCGAGG